Proteins from a single region of Alloscardovia omnicolens:
- a CDS encoding GH36 C-terminal domain-containing protein, giving the protein MSLMGCSGLEWNILECSDEEIETVRQIVGVYKRYRSLLHSGVLHHADFKEKRLRARGVSAADGSRAVWTIASTDVLHDSFQERLRIPGLRDDHNYCVKVIRDIGDARWGWVVPQWLTLAMSEEGFTVSGLLLREVGLQLPTLWPLQAVMLDIQAQ; this is encoded by the coding sequence ATTTCCCTTATGGGATGTTCTGGTTTGGAATGGAACATTTTGGAATGCTCCGATGAAGAAATTGAAACAGTGCGCCAGATTGTGGGCGTGTACAAGCGCTACCGTTCCTTGCTCCATTCGGGCGTGCTACATCATGCTGATTTCAAGGAAAAGCGTTTGCGTGCTCGCGGAGTGAGCGCGGCTGACGGATCTCGTGCGGTGTGGACTATTGCAAGTACGGACGTGCTACACGATAGTTTCCAAGAACGTTTGCGTATTCCTGGTTTGCGTGATGACCACAACTATTGCGTGAAGGTTATTCGCGACATAGGTGACGCTCGCTGGGGTTGGGTTGTGCCGCAATGGCTGACCTTAGCTATGAGTGAGGAAGGATTCACGGTTTCGGGGTTGTTGCTGCGTGAAGTTGGCTTGCAGTTGCCGACGTTGTGGCCGTTGCAAGCAGTCATGCTCGATATTCAGGCTCAATAA
- a CDS encoding AGE family epimerase/isomerase, with protein MTEKIYIYGTQENANFLAEQRDALFSFGTRFPSPAGSSYWLGDDGTPWTDRERATWITCRMTHVYALAAFSGFHDAERLVDAGVKGLLGELHDANHGGWYPSIMANNQPAADKQCYAHAFVLLAASSALLLGRPGAQELLEKAQNVFLERFWDDQAGLSVDTWNTEFTQLDNYRGLNANMHSVESFLAVADVTGGESWRERAGRIIAHVVEWARENNWRIPEHFTQEWVADLEYNRDRPDDQFKPYGATPGHGIEWARLITQYALSANCETDEQARLIDAAEHLFTRAMADAWNADGKPGIVYTTDWEGKPVVHDRMHWTLAEAINTSAVLARVTHKDEYKTWYATVMEYVHKYLIDSEKGSWFHQLDRDNKVLDTVWPGKADLYHAVQSMMIPVHNPTLSIAVAAKEQAA; from the coding sequence ATGACCGAAAAAATCTATATATACGGAACGCAAGAAAATGCAAACTTTTTAGCCGAGCAACGAGATGCACTTTTTAGCTTTGGCACGCGCTTTCCATCTCCTGCAGGCAGCTCCTATTGGTTGGGCGATGACGGTACGCCATGGACTGACCGTGAGCGTGCTACATGGATTACTTGTCGCATGACTCATGTTTATGCTTTGGCTGCTTTTAGCGGTTTCCATGATGCAGAACGGCTCGTTGACGCCGGTGTTAAGGGCTTGCTCGGAGAACTGCATGATGCGAATCATGGCGGTTGGTATCCATCAATCATGGCAAACAATCAGCCAGCTGCAGATAAGCAATGTTACGCTCACGCTTTTGTTCTCCTAGCAGCCTCGTCAGCGCTGTTACTGGGGCGGCCTGGTGCACAAGAGTTGTTGGAAAAAGCCCAAAACGTTTTTCTTGAACGCTTTTGGGATGATCAAGCAGGCCTATCCGTGGATACGTGGAATACTGAGTTCACTCAATTAGATAACTATCGCGGATTAAATGCAAATATGCATTCCGTTGAATCTTTCTTGGCTGTGGCAGACGTGACTGGCGGTGAAAGCTGGCGTGAGCGTGCAGGCCGTATTATTGCGCACGTGGTTGAATGGGCGCGTGAGAATAACTGGCGCATTCCTGAGCATTTTACTCAAGAGTGGGTGGCTGACTTGGAATACAATCGCGATCGTCCAGATGATCAGTTCAAGCCATATGGGGCAACGCCAGGTCACGGTATTGAATGGGCACGATTAATCACTCAATATGCCCTGAGTGCCAATTGCGAAACGGACGAACAAGCGCGATTGATTGACGCTGCTGAACATCTCTTTACTCGAGCTATGGCCGATGCATGGAATGCTGATGGCAAGCCAGGAATTGTGTATACCACTGATTGGGAGGGTAAGCCAGTGGTACACGATCGTATGCATTGGACCTTGGCTGAGGCAATTAATACGTCGGCAGTGTTGGCTCGGGTAACACACAAAGATGAATATAAGACCTGGTATGCAACTGTTATGGAATATGTGCACAAGTATCTGATTGATAGCGAAAAGGGATCGTGGTTCCATCAGCTTGATAGGGATAATAAGGTGTTAGATACAGTATGGCCAGGGAAGGCAGATTTGTATCATGCCGTGCAATCTATGATGATTCCTGTGCATAATCCGACACTATCCATTGCGGTGGCGGCGAAGGAGCAGGCGGCTTAA
- a CDS encoding NAD(P)-dependent alcohol dehydrogenase, whose amino-acid sequence MPQVFAYACDDKTSVFHRTTIEIREPAANEIYFDIQYAGICHSDIHTARGEWGPVNYPLVPGHELVGTVSKAGADVTKFKVGDKVGVGCMFASCKECEYCVAGEEQFCNNPHAYFTYGTDQNGNPTTGGYAQGFTVREDFACRIPDEIPFETSAPLLCAGITTYSPLKRWKAGPGKKVAVLGMGGLGHMGVQIAAAMGAEVHVISHSRAKEEDGKRLGASYYHATSEPGTLEALRDTFDVILCTVSASDLDYTAYIRTLKPYGVFVDVGLPEKPATIDLGALTHGNRVLAGSMIGGIAETQEMLDFCAEHGIHPVVEMIGGEDITEAYNKVTASQVRYRYVIDTATFND is encoded by the coding sequence ATGCCACAGGTATTTGCCTATGCGTGCGACGACAAGACATCTGTTTTCCATCGCACAACCATCGAAATTCGCGAGCCAGCTGCTAATGAAATTTATTTCGATATTCAATATGCTGGCATTTGCCACTCCGACATTCACACTGCTCGCGGCGAGTGGGGACCAGTCAATTATCCTCTTGTTCCAGGTCATGAACTTGTGGGAACGGTATCCAAAGCTGGTGCTGATGTTACTAAGTTTAAGGTTGGCGACAAGGTAGGCGTCGGCTGTATGTTTGCTTCCTGCAAGGAATGCGAATATTGTGTAGCTGGCGAAGAGCAGTTCTGCAATAATCCGCACGCATATTTCACTTATGGCACTGATCAGAACGGCAATCCAACCACGGGTGGATATGCTCAAGGATTTACCGTGCGCGAGGATTTTGCTTGCCGCATTCCAGATGAAATCCCATTTGAAACTTCCGCTCCTTTGCTGTGCGCTGGAATTACCACCTACTCCCCTCTCAAGCGTTGGAAGGCTGGTCCTGGCAAGAAAGTTGCTGTGCTCGGCATGGGTGGTCTTGGTCATATGGGCGTACAGATTGCCGCTGCAATGGGCGCTGAGGTTCATGTTATTTCCCACAGCCGCGCAAAGGAAGAGGACGGTAAACGTTTAGGCGCATCTTACTATCATGCAACGTCTGAGCCAGGAACTTTGGAAGCGCTGCGCGATACTTTCGACGTTATTTTATGCACTGTAAGCGCCAGCGATTTGGATTACACCGCATACATCAGGACTTTGAAGCCTTATGGCGTTTTTGTGGATGTTGGTTTGCCAGAAAAGCCTGCAACTATTGATTTAGGTGCTCTCACGCATGGTAACCGCGTATTAGCCGGTAGTATGATTGGTGGCATTGCCGAAACTCAAGAAATGCTGGATTTCTGCGCCGAGCACGGCATTCATCCAGTAGTAGAAATGATTGGCGGCGAAGACATTACTGAAGCGTACAATAAGGTGACTGCTTCTCAGGTGCGCTATCGTTATGTGATTGATACAGCAACATTTAACGACTAA
- a CDS encoding MerR family transcriptional regulator, producing the protein MFLKIGEVSKRFGLPISTLRYYDNAGFFPGMERSGGQRLFGEHEIDTVHMIECLKCSGLSIEEIRQFIS; encoded by the coding sequence ATGTTTCTCAAAATCGGTGAAGTATCAAAACGCTTCGGCTTACCTATCTCGACTTTACGTTATTACGACAATGCAGGCTTTTTCCCAGGCATGGAACGTTCTGGCGGTCAGCGCCTTTTTGGCGAGCATGAGATTGACACCGTACACATGATTGAATGCTTGAAATGTTCAGGACTAAGCATTGAAGAAATTCGTCAATTCATTTCATGA
- a CDS encoding ABC transporter permease subunit, with amino-acid sequence MSVRSKVPAQKGQSFGEGIIKWCKAFGYQWQLQLMILPGIIYMIVFNFIPIYGLVLAFKNYTVTDTIGDAPWVGLENFIVILGDKYFWDSVVNTMAISVIKLLVGFIVPIVLAIMIYEVPFKPFQKIVQTFTYLPHFFSWIILGGMLINWLSSHGMINDLLHFVGVNAHANYLLDANKYWVIAAASDVWKEAGWGTILYLSTMAGIDPSLYEAAEMDGASKIARIWHITIPEIRMMITLNLILSVSGLLNSNLDQTLVLMNSQNQPKAEVINSYVYRIGLSQGDFSYATAVGLGVSVVSVILLVITNVLSKKLNDNQSVF; translated from the coding sequence ATGAGTGTGCGTAGTAAGGTGCCTGCTCAGAAAGGCCAATCATTTGGTGAAGGCATCATAAAATGGTGCAAGGCATTTGGTTATCAATGGCAACTTCAGCTGATGATTCTTCCAGGAATCATATACATGATTGTGTTTAATTTCATACCAATTTACGGTCTTGTTCTTGCGTTCAAAAACTATACAGTTACCGATACGATTGGTGATGCGCCTTGGGTTGGATTAGAGAACTTCATTGTTATTCTTGGTGATAAATATTTTTGGGATTCTGTTGTCAATACCATGGCAATTAGCGTTATTAAATTGCTTGTTGGTTTTATTGTGCCAATTGTTCTAGCAATTATGATTTACGAAGTGCCTTTCAAACCGTTCCAGAAAATTGTGCAGACATTTACCTATCTTCCTCACTTCTTTTCGTGGATTATTTTGGGCGGTATGCTCATTAACTGGTTGTCGTCACATGGCATGATAAATGATCTCCTACACTTTGTAGGGGTTAACGCCCATGCAAATTATCTTCTTGATGCCAATAAATACTGGGTTATTGCTGCTGCTTCCGATGTTTGGAAAGAAGCAGGGTGGGGAACTATTTTATATCTATCAACTATGGCTGGTATTGATCCTTCTCTTTATGAGGCAGCAGAGATGGATGGTGCATCAAAAATTGCGCGTATCTGGCATATTACCATTCCAGAAATCCGCATGATGATTACCTTGAACCTCATTTTATCCGTGTCAGGATTGCTCAATTCTAATCTTGACCAAACGTTGGTATTGATGAATTCTCAGAATCAGCCAAAAGCTGAGGTTATTAATTCATATGTGTATCGCATCGGCTTGTCGCAAGGAGACTTTTCCTATGCAACCGCAGTGGGACTGGGAGTTTCTGTTGTCTCAGTAATTCTGCTGGTTATAACCAATGTGCTGAGTAAGAAACTCAACGATAATCAGTCGGTATTTTAG
- a CDS encoding carbohydrate ABC transporter permease, with protein sequence MKNMQGGTHRAHTQKSVDKSAAKRVSSFWLRRKPEHEVKRIRHASLTFDVVNIILLSLFTVLIVVPVWNVAISSFASTKALNEGGFVFWPQELSLDNYVQVFSDSTLWNAFFISVAKTVVGVIAHVFFCALFAYPLSKAYLKGRKVYSAMGIITLFFSGGMIPTYLLIKSLGLLDTFWVYIIPALFSYYDVVILMNFFRQVPQSLMESAKIDGASEWRIFTSIMLPLSKPALATIALFHGVWQWNDFMTTKLYITNEALYPLQMRLYDIIMRSQASSAASQIVLDTSTRGVRLATIMITILPILVLYPFVQRYFVGGTMMGAVKG encoded by the coding sequence ATGAAGAATATGCAAGGTGGGACGCATCGTGCGCATACCCAAAAATCAGTAGATAAGAGTGCAGCAAAGCGTGTCTCTTCTTTCTGGTTGAGAAGGAAACCTGAACACGAAGTGAAACGGATACGTCATGCTTCTCTAACTTTTGATGTAGTTAACATCATTCTTCTGTCCTTATTTACAGTGCTGATTGTTGTGCCTGTATGGAATGTAGCTATTTCGTCTTTTGCATCAACAAAAGCGCTCAATGAAGGTGGATTTGTTTTCTGGCCACAAGAATTATCACTTGATAACTATGTGCAGGTTTTTTCTGACTCTACATTGTGGAATGCGTTCTTCATTTCAGTGGCAAAAACAGTAGTTGGTGTAATTGCGCACGTATTTTTCTGTGCACTCTTCGCATATCCGCTGTCAAAAGCGTATTTGAAAGGTCGTAAAGTCTATTCCGCTATGGGAATTATTACTTTGTTTTTCTCAGGCGGTATGATTCCGACTTACTTACTGATTAAGTCTTTAGGATTGCTCGATACTTTCTGGGTTTATATTATTCCAGCGTTATTCAGCTATTATGATGTAGTTATTTTGATGAACTTCTTCCGTCAAGTTCCGCAATCTCTCATGGAATCAGCAAAGATTGATGGGGCAAGTGAATGGCGCATCTTCACATCTATTATGTTGCCGCTTTCTAAACCAGCATTGGCGACGATTGCACTTTTCCATGGTGTATGGCAATGGAATGATTTTATGACCACAAAACTGTATATCACTAATGAGGCTTTATATCCACTACAAATGCGACTCTATGACATTATTATGCGCTCTCAAGCATCGTCGGCTGCGTCGCAGATTGTGTTGGATACATCAACACGTGGTGTGCGTTTAGCCACCATTATGATCACAATTCTTCCGATTTTGGTTCTCTATCCATTTGTTCAGCGATATTTTGTGGGAGGAACCATGATGGGTGCTGTCAAGGGATAG
- a CDS encoding extracellular solute-binding protein codes for MTSKFVKLTSVAVAAVLALSTLSACGSSSKESVSKLPEPTYKVSQDTPAWKSDKSKNNTLTWYVNADWWNSSFGKDLVTRQLQKDLNLKIKFITGDDAKLNTFFASGDMPDIITTFDVNSKIARTASQWALPLEQLGDKYDPYFKKTVRKETMDWYRMKDGNVYGYPSYANTKEDYESGMIPPRQAFVIRQDVLNAIGSQDFTTPDGFRQGMQAIKDKFPDLVPFGFENYNNGSNGGLDVVMQDLLGVPILTSDKKFNNRNTDSEYVKWLETLRQVHQDGNISDDSFSDDSDTYKEKVASGKYATMILASSVGQSTPLQAFKANNPGAEYVAVDAIRSTDGRKPTLSQGGMSGWSISYISKKTKNPAKAIQLFEYLLSDYGQMLTNFGIEGDTYVKNDDGTISWSDKAQKLRLEDPDKFVKDYRCGEFVLFGHDRYKALNKDTFVEALWQMQHWGQEYLTPQFEIENTDPDTGTREARSLSAVKTNWGTTLVSLIRANSQKEFDNLLTEYQNFEKSNGIDAINKLRNEKIAENMKKLGE; via the coding sequence ATGACAAGCAAATTCGTTAAGCTGACATCAGTGGCTGTGGCGGCTGTACTAGCACTCAGTACATTATCAGCTTGTGGAAGTAGCAGCAAGGAATCTGTATCTAAACTTCCTGAACCGACATATAAGGTTTCACAAGATACGCCTGCTTGGAAATCAGATAAAAGCAAAAATAACACATTGACGTGGTATGTGAATGCAGATTGGTGGAACAGTTCCTTTGGTAAGGATTTAGTGACCCGCCAATTACAAAAAGATTTGAATCTGAAGATTAAATTCATTACCGGTGATGATGCGAAGCTGAATACTTTCTTTGCTAGTGGTGATATGCCGGATATTATCACGACTTTCGATGTCAATTCCAAGATTGCTCGCACAGCATCACAGTGGGCATTGCCTTTGGAACAGTTGGGAGATAAATACGATCCATATTTCAAAAAGACTGTTCGTAAAGAAACAATGGATTGGTATCGCATGAAAGATGGCAATGTATATGGATATCCGTCTTATGCGAATACGAAAGAAGATTATGAGTCAGGGATGATTCCTCCACGTCAAGCTTTTGTTATTCGCCAAGATGTACTGAATGCTATTGGTTCTCAAGACTTCACCACGCCCGATGGTTTCCGTCAAGGAATGCAGGCAATTAAGGACAAATTCCCTGACCTAGTTCCTTTCGGATTTGAGAACTACAATAATGGATCTAACGGTGGTTTAGATGTGGTTATGCAGGATTTACTTGGGGTACCAATTTTAACCAGCGATAAGAAATTCAACAATCGTAATACCGATTCTGAATATGTAAAATGGCTCGAAACATTGCGTCAAGTTCATCAAGATGGCAATATTTCTGATGACTCCTTCTCTGATGATTCTGATACATATAAGGAGAAAGTTGCATCAGGAAAATATGCAACGATGATTCTAGCAAGCTCAGTTGGGCAATCCACTCCTTTACAAGCATTTAAGGCTAATAATCCAGGCGCAGAATATGTAGCGGTAGATGCAATTCGATCAACCGATGGGCGTAAACCAACATTAAGTCAGGGTGGCATGTCTGGATGGTCTATTTCTTATATTTCTAAGAAAACCAAGAATCCTGCAAAAGCTATTCAACTTTTCGAGTACCTGCTGTCTGATTATGGTCAGATGCTCACTAATTTCGGTATTGAAGGTGACACATATGTGAAGAACGATGACGGTACAATCAGTTGGAGTGATAAGGCGCAAAAACTGAGGCTCGAAGATCCAGATAAATTCGTTAAAGATTACCGTTGCGGCGAATTTGTTCTGTTCGGACATGACCGGTATAAGGCACTCAATAAAGATACTTTCGTAGAAGCTTTGTGGCAGATGCAGCATTGGGGGCAGGAATATTTAACACCGCAGTTTGAGATTGAAAATACTGATCCTGATACTGGTACACGAGAAGCGCGTTCACTTTCGGCGGTTAAGACAAATTGGGGTACTACATTGGTCAGTCTTATTCGTGCGAACAGTCAAAAAGAATTCGATAATCTGCTCACAGAATATCAGAATTTTGAAAAGTCTAATGGAATTGATGCGATTAACAAGCTTCGTAATGAGAAAATCGCTGAGAATATGAAGAAGCTTGGCGAATAG
- a CDS encoding DUF624 domain-containing protein has translation MKQLFSVDGKLYKTLDIVSDILLANMLFIMCALPLVTVGASAIALWDVIYAVVHHEGIKVSSRFLTTFRSALRRGTLAWFIIVGTASVMLGIYWIFGSVTQGNQIILLVLLALCSLPILSCVYIFPLLARYEMSVSRVLRTAVAVASHCVWESIAAVVLFLVIICGVPLYAHRFIFLWFFFAWGGTAYLQSWFVLHALNQWYPPDAQVQVKI, from the coding sequence ATGAAGCAGTTGTTTTCCGTAGATGGCAAGCTATATAAAACGCTAGACATTGTCAGCGATATTCTCCTCGCAAATATGCTCTTTATCATGTGCGCGCTCCCTCTCGTCACTGTGGGAGCTAGCGCTATTGCATTGTGGGATGTGATTTATGCTGTTGTTCACCATGAGGGTATTAAAGTTAGCAGCAGATTCCTAACAACATTTCGTAGTGCTTTACGCCGAGGAACACTTGCATGGTTCATCATAGTAGGAACTGCTAGCGTCATGCTAGGAATTTATTGGATTTTCGGTAGTGTAACGCAGGGGAATCAGATTATTTTGCTTGTGCTTTTAGCTTTATGCTCTTTACCAATTTTAAGTTGTGTATATATTTTCCCTCTTCTGGCACGGTATGAGATGAGTGTATCTCGTGTGCTACGCACTGCAGTGGCTGTAGCATCTCATTGTGTGTGGGAATCAATAGCTGCAGTGGTGCTTTTCCTTGTCATTATATGTGGAGTGCCCCTCTATGCTCATCGGTTCATCTTTTTGTGGTTTTTCTTTGCATGGGGTGGTACGGCTTATCTTCAAAGCTGGTTTGTGTTGCATGCACTGAACCAATGGTATCCACCTGATGCGCAGGTACAGGTTAAAATATGA
- a CDS encoding TetR/AcrR family transcriptional regulator, which yields MGKQVRATKHRAETIAKREEIIRAASEIVGYKGSSNATLQDIADRVGMTRAGVLHHFGSKEDLLIEVMRYRDYSQVSHLPEKKMPEGAECFLHLIATAQSNAHNEAAVRLFVALSSESITEGNSGYPYFVQRYKNLRQELTQAFVAIAMERKWVIDMQKASQASAMILAAMDGIQFQWILSQQDIDMVACTTYAIRAAIQSVFPDKDVDDILYHSDTPQK from the coding sequence ATGGGTAAGCAAGTAAGAGCAACAAAGCATCGTGCCGAGACGATAGCTAAACGAGAAGAAATAATTCGAGCCGCCTCTGAAATAGTAGGATATAAAGGTAGTTCTAACGCCACCTTACAAGATATTGCTGATCGTGTGGGTATGACTCGTGCGGGAGTATTGCACCATTTTGGTTCCAAAGAAGATCTGCTTATTGAAGTGATGCGCTATCGTGATTATTCGCAAGTGAGCCATTTGCCAGAGAAGAAAATGCCAGAGGGTGCTGAATGTTTTCTTCACCTCATTGCAACAGCACAGAGTAATGCTCATAATGAGGCTGCAGTTCGTCTGTTTGTGGCGCTGTCTTCGGAATCTATTACCGAAGGAAATTCGGGATATCCATATTTTGTGCAGAGATACAAAAACTTACGTCAAGAGCTGACCCAAGCCTTTGTAGCCATCGCTATGGAGCGCAAATGGGTCATTGATATGCAAAAAGCAAGTCAAGCTAGTGCAATGATTCTCGCAGCCATGGACGGTATTCAGTTCCAATGGATTCTCTCTCAACAAGATATAGATATGGTAGCGTGTACCACATATGCTATTCGCGCAGCTATTCAATCAGTTTTCCCAGATAAAGATGTGGACGATATTCTTTATCATTCAGATACTCCTCAGAAATAG
- the metF gene encoding methylenetetrahydrofolate reductase [NAD(P)H], with the protein MHKPQFSLEVFPPRRNAPVGTIYDTLDGLQGVHPDFISVTYGTGRSADRTATARICHTVRKEYDIPVVAHLTAQYLNEEQVDEALDMFKQAGVSAILALRGDAVEGREPTGVFHYASDLVSYIRQHQPDFQVFGACYPEGHPHASTLDDDITHLKLKVDAGLSGLISQLFFDNEEFLRFVDKTRTAGIHVPIEAGIMPVTNASQIQRMVSMCGSRIPNNLATLLERWGDDPEAMKQAGILFASQQISDLVSHGVDGIHLYTMNHPCTTRRIWNNVAPLFKATTPEVEIRV; encoded by the coding sequence ATGCATAAGCCACAGTTTTCGCTTGAGGTGTTCCCACCAAGGCGCAATGCTCCGGTGGGAACTATCTACGATACCCTCGACGGTTTGCAAGGCGTTCATCCAGACTTTATTTCCGTCACGTATGGAACTGGTAGATCTGCTGATCGCACTGCAACCGCTCGCATTTGTCATACCGTGCGCAAAGAATATGACATTCCCGTGGTCGCCCATCTCACAGCACAATACTTGAATGAAGAACAAGTTGATGAAGCACTTGACATGTTTAAACAAGCTGGAGTAAGCGCCATCCTAGCTTTGCGTGGAGATGCTGTTGAAGGACGCGAACCAACTGGTGTTTTTCATTACGCCAGTGATTTGGTCAGCTATATTCGCCAGCATCAGCCAGATTTCCAAGTTTTTGGAGCATGCTATCCGGAAGGTCATCCACACGCTTCTACGCTCGATGATGATATAACACATCTCAAACTCAAGGTGGATGCTGGTCTTTCTGGACTGATTTCCCAGCTCTTCTTTGATAATGAGGAGTTTTTGCGTTTCGTAGATAAGACGCGCACAGCAGGCATTCATGTTCCGATTGAAGCAGGAATTATGCCCGTGACTAATGCGTCTCAAATTCAGCGCATGGTATCTATGTGCGGATCGCGCATTCCCAACAACCTAGCAACTTTGCTGGAGAGATGGGGCGATGATCCGGAAGCTATGAAACAAGCAGGCATTCTTTTTGCATCGCAGCAGATTTCTGATCTGGTGTCGCACGGGGTTGATGGCATTCACCTCTACACCATGAACCATCCGTGTACGACGCGACGCATTTGGAATAATGTTGCGCCGCTGTTTAAAGCCACAACCCCTGAGGTGGAGATAAGAGTGTAG